The sequence below is a genomic window from Nicotiana tomentosiformis chromosome 6, ASM39032v3, whole genome shotgun sequence.
ctagagctgtcacacctcctttttcctgaGGGGataggagtttttccaatttaagtgacaatattcgaaatgagattatttatttattcagagtcgccacttggaataatttatggtgtcccaagtcaccgatttattttataatcccaaatcgaggaaaattgACACTTATTTATGGTGTGCGAACAtaaaagaccgggtaaggaattctgttaacccgagagaaggtgtgaggcactcccgagttccgtagtTTTATCACGGTctctcaactattaataatttgcctagttatctgatttaatacatgttttaaacctatatgcatttttattccttttaccgcttttattacattactgcattttaaacttttatggaattattatgagacgagttacgttgtcgtacactcgttgtttatacacatcgcaaatcgcgtcacgtgaaatgcacccaCAATCTACAAcgtgtttaattttatttattattatttgaagttgtggtcgagtcacgtgaaacgcacactcgaattggggattacgtatcgtgaccatgccacgggaaccgtacccacagtcacgatgatttattattaatcgcgcctaaagcaagatACGATGTtcaaatattattcaattactaattttgagattattgtaaggtcatgagatatggaattatttgtgaaagaattggatttattatttatagaaaagtgggctagtttagagaaagatgggccagctatgttatttattactttgggTCTAATGAGACTAAATCTTTTGGCCCAAAATCTTTTCTTCTCCAACAACCCAAAAACCAATTTCCTTAGAAATAAATTGTGGCCCAAGCAAATTATCCAACCCAATATCCCATATACTGTACATTTCTTAAACAAAACTAATGACACCACAATTTCATgaacaaaattagtaaacaagccAAATTACAGTGATTCAATAGACCCTTATCCGGTTAAATCAACTCAAAACAAAATTTTGCAACTCTAAAATTAACAACATGGGCCAATAAACATATGAACAAGGAAACAATTAGATTCaaatgatccaaatatcaatagagTGAACTGCTACTTCTTGATACCCAATAATCACACCAATAGACAAGAAGGTAAATGGACAATTATAATCAGTGAAGAAAGGAAAATAACGAACCTTTGATATAAATTAACAAAGTTGAAATTACAAGAGCGCTAAACAATTTGACGAGTGTTGACTAGAGCTTTCACCGGCCACGAAACCTCGAACAAAAAATCGCGACTTGCAACCACGATCGACCTTGCAAAACCGGTGATTTAGTGGCTTGTTTTTGCTGGGTTTAAAGctatttttttggggggggggtgattttgctggatttttcgaaagaaagacgataaaagaatgacacgagtagaaatttccttattctagaagaagaaaataaatttctctcaattccttcccccctctcttttttctctccttctctcctcacatttctcttctatttatagaaaaatgttcaaaattttttcagattttttttatttttattttttgttattatttttaattaaaaagtattcccacttcccattagtttttaaaaaataaaaaaataatttcccactttcctttacttttattttttaatttcttaccttttttacttttattatatttaaattcccacttttatacttttctttttttatttaccacttattttacttttcttttttttaaattttcacttaattttactttttctaaaaataatttcagctacccttacttttattttttaattccaactttcttttatttttcattttttaaatttccacattcttttacttttattttttttaattttccacatacttttacttttactttttaattttatatttcttatttttctattttttaattcccatccgaaatttgtttttttgttttttttaaaaaaataattgttatttattttcgattttttaattcattttatttaaaaataaagataaaaataaaaataatactaatagtaataattgaacttttaaattattattaatttttaccctatataaaaaaaatgtaacaaagctaaaaatatatatattaaatttctgaaaatatttacataatagatgataaaaattcaaatatagtaaaaaattaggtgctcaccgTCATTAAAACCGATCAGCATGAGGacgtactcatactctcagagtactcaatcactcagtactgtatggGGCAGGTCTAgttcagggaagatccatccctcaatataaatgtatAGGGCAACTTCATGGCcaaggaactccatcccaaatataatatccactgtgcacactgtgggtgtgcaaacaccggaggggctccttcagcccaagcgctataataagccaggtccaggcataaataaatagaaaaatactacagcgtgcaacccggtcccataaatatcactcataattaggccctcggcctcactcaatcatcaatcctTCCaacctctcgggctcacaatgtcatgaaactagcccaaaatgatgatatgatgtatcaataaataacaacatagactgagatatgatatgcaataaatgaatatgactgtgtatgaaattacaatttaagcacataattcgacagcagaaatgaccttagtgggtcccaataataccaacatttgtctaagcatgatttctaacacgagtcatagctcagtttctctaacacatgaaaaatacatggaaaatacaagttaattgactacacaactctacggaatcgactgagtctcaatttctacggtgcacgcccacacgcccgtcacctagcatgtgtgtcacctccaaacaaaacATATAACACTTATaatcaggattcataccctcagctctaagtttagaagtattacttacctcgaacaagccaaattctATATCGAGCAAGACAAACGATACTCCAAGAATGTCATCCCATGCGTACcgaactccgaacggctcgaaactagcccaAAGCAACTCAATACATCagataatgcctaaggaaacaatttcaaatgataaaggtcgaatctttaatcaaaagcccaaagtcaaccaaaaaagtcaaacctgggctcgcgcctcggaacccgatgaaacttacaaaatttgacaacccattcgattacgagtctaaccatactagtttcactaaaatccgactccgaatggatgttcgaaactcaaaatttcactatgcaactttagacaaaacccccaattttctctttaaattcataatccaattatcaaaaacgaagatagattcacgaaatataatcacaaccgagttaagaatgcttaccccaatcCGTGTAGTGAAATCCCTCTCTAaagtcgcccaaaaccgagctccaagtcTCAAAAATGAGAATAAAACGACCAACCCTCGAAAAATATAGTTTCTGCCCAGcattgtttgcaaatgcgaaccagtagtcgcacctgcgacctccgcttctgcggtaaatGCCTCTCACCTGCGAGACATCATTGAAGACCAGCCCATCGCACCTACAGAATTTCctcgcttctgcgcacacgcaggtgcgacaaCCATGTACGCTCCTACATCACACGCTGCttctgcggatgcgcagatgcgccTATCCTTCCGCTTCTATGACTTCCCACATCTAGCCTATTTTCCCTTCTGCCACCAAActatcgcatctgcgggctcgcatctgTGACCAGCCCTCCACAAATGCGGACACACTAGAACTAGAACCTCCAGCCAAGCCAACTTGATCCAAAACGATCTGAACCTCATCAGAAagtcacctgagcccctcgggaccccgtccaaatatcccaacaattaccgtaacataacacgggcctactcgaggcctcaaattacgcataacaacatcgaaacgacgaatcgcaccccaatcaaacttaataaacctttgaactttcaacttccaaaactcgcgccgaaacatataaaatcaatctggaatgaacccaaattttgcgtacaagtttcaaatgacataacgaagctattccaattctcagaaccacaatctgaatctgatatcctcaaagtcaactctcggtcaaacttatgaacttttcacacctttaaatttttaacttCCGCCAATTAGTGCTTAATccttctaggaatatccaaatgcaaatctgggcatacgcccaagtccaaaatcaccatccggacctaacagaaccatcaaaaatctGTTCCGGGGTCaattttacaaaagtcaaacttggtcaactcctccaacttaaagtttcaacgatgaaattcattcttccaaatcaaactcCGGATCACATGAAAACCAAAACCCaccagtcataatacatcatatggagcaACGCATGccccaaactaccgagcgaagtgcaaatactcaaaacgactggtcgggtcattacaatattaTCTCAAAAGTACGGGTTATATCATCGGCCTATACCTCCAATATACAGTACGTAAGTTACTCCATAAGTTAGAAATTTCGCGGTAATTCACTCGCTTTGATTCATTTAACCTCACCCTTCcgactatcacgacccaaaaactccaccgattgtgatggcgcctaacccaCTTGCTAGAAAAGCCAGtcatataataataatgaaaaCATGATCACGAATTACAAAATAGCTAAGTCTAAAAGGTTGATAAccataaataatatcaaataataatACAACTACCCAGAAACATAGGAAGAGACATCAGGGATTACGATCaggatgcagctctaccttgatCTTCAAAACTCAACAAATATCTCTGCTTACAAAGCTCGACTGGGTCTAACTCTTGAATCTGCACAATTAAATGCCgagtatagtgtgagtacaaccaacgccatgtactctgtaagtatcatgactaacctcggCGAGATAGTAGTGGCAAGAATAACCAATGATACCTATTTAACAACCTGCTTAGTTCATAATATCCAAGTACACAACAATGGTACCGACTAAACATGAAACACATGTATATCCAAATAAGTGCACATCGAGAAGATGTGTCAAGTATTATAATAGTTTAATGGCTCAACATATAGAGAAGCTATGCATTCAACATCAAAGGATCATCAACattagcatataaagaagatatgcattaAGAACTAGGTCAATGTACATAGGTTAACATATAGACAAGATATGTATCGTATTTTCACCTTCTAGTCAAaacaacatatagagaagatatacatAAAGATGCATGTATACATTTCAaagctagcatatagagaagatatgctaTAAAAACATGTATACACCCAAGGCAtttgcaaatagagaagatatgcaaaaaCCAAACACTAATAAGTTTTTCTCATACCGCGTGTATGTAATCAAGAGAGAAACAAGAGAGAaagaccctagggggatggatccttattcacacgttgcacggacaactcacgcgccatAATATAACAACCGCACAGACATCTCACGTGTTATCATAACTCAAACCGCACGCACCACTCACGTGCTACCAATCCagtccatatcacacagaaagcgtatataagaatacatgtatacgAAAAATGAATATCAAATCATATACTCATGGACTGAtaaagtgacatgctaaggtgtatgcatgtgcaaagtgtgctaccaAAGCTCCAATTAGGCGAATACACCACAACATAAAAATTATCATGTTTGAACATGAGATTAACCTACACATGATCTCTAACATTAttcaaatagctcacaaaggGGTATAAAAATATGAAGCATGATAACATGAAACTTAGTATTCAATTCAAggcataacatagcctaagcactaccccgaccATGGATAAAACCCGGTGCATGCACACATGCTCATCCCTTGCATGTGTGTCACCCTTGGCACATAGCCATCATCAACAATtaaagcaactagtgcctcaaaccaaggctagacaagatacttacttcaaacaagccaaatcaatactctaaaaatgccttcCCAAGCGAATCGACCTTCGAACAACTCGAACCTagtaaaaaataactcaataacatcaataaATCCATAAGAAACAACCCTAAATAATAAATCATCAATCTTTATAAAATAcacaaagtcaactaaaaagtgAACCTAAGCCCATATCCTAGAACCAGACCAAACTCATAAATCCCGGTtatccattccaatacgagtccaaatatacaagtttaatctaaatccgacttcaaatcagctcccaaatccccaatttttgcTCTCCAAAATCATAGCCTAAACCCctaaatttctctttcaaatcaCATAATCTATGTGTAATAATACATGGAAAAACAagatataatatcaaaatcaaatAGAAGTCATTATCGCTCTTGCCTTGTGTGAAAATCCTCTTCAACAATCGCCCCTCTCCAAGtctaaggttcaaaatatgaaatagtaggtctaaatcccaaaattATAACACTAATAAGTTTGTCCAGTGATACCCTTCGTGAATAGTGGCCACTACCTcacgttcacgaagcacaaaaattcACTGTCTCAAAATAACCCTTCGTGAATGCGGCCTCCAGCCTGCGAACACGATGCACAAACTCCACAGGCCTACGCGAATGCGGTCCTAGTCCTGGGAACATGAAGGCCAAGCACCTGGCCATCCCCAGCTTGCCTCATTGCTACGTGAACGAGACGCCATGGCCGCGAGCGTGAAGGCCAATCTGCCGCATTCATTTCGACTACGGCCTTACTATCATGAATGCAAAGAAAAAAAATCTGCCCAGCTCAAGTTCACTCTACGATCGCGATCTAACTTGCTCCATCGCAAAGAAGGGTCTGACACCAGCAAAAATCTGCAACTTTCAAAATGCTCCAggtggtctgaaactcacccgagccacccgggaccccgtccaatcacaccaacaagtatATAAACCATATACAACCTTGTTCGAaagctcaaaacatcaaaatacacCCATAACCAAGAATCgaacaccaaaacacataatgcaTCATTCAAGTTAAAGAACTTCAAACACTAaaaaccaagcgtctgattcaagcctaaccaatccagaATGAACCCAAACTTTGTACACAAGTTCCAAAGAAttaaacggacctattccaagtcccaaaaaaATAACCCAAACTCGATAGCCTCAAGTTCAACTcacgatcaaacttatgaactttccaaaccttaaAATTGCCAACTCTCGGCAATttgagccaaatcaacctaggaacctccaaatccaaatccgaatataTGCCTAAGTCGAAAACCACCATACAAACCTTTTGGAACCATAAAAATAtgaatctgaggtcatttacacaaaagtcaaactttggtcaagtcttacaacttaagcttccaaaataagactaagtgtctcaattcactccaaaacattCCCGAAAAGAATCCCAACCATCCTTGTAAATCACCAAACATCAAATACACATATGCGGGACATCAAATAGGTGAATGAGGCTAATATTCACAAGACGGCCGGtggggtcattacattcttcccctctttaacaaacattcatccttgacCGAGTTTAGAGTCATACCTGAAATGCCAGAAAAGTGAGGATATATCCTTCGCATATCATACTTGATTTCTCAAGTCATATCCTCGACCGGTTGACTTCTTTGTTGAACCTTCATCGATGCTATATACTTCGACCTCAGCTTCCGAACAtccctatccaaaatagccaccagctcctcatCATAggttaaatccttgtccaactgcacCGATTGAAATCCAACACATATGACGGATCCTCATAGTACTTCCGAATCATGGAAATATGAAACACCGAATGAAATCCCAAGaagctgggtggcaaagcaagcctgtaagccacctcaccaactctcttcAAAACCTCGAATGGAACAATAAACCTcaggctcaacttttccttcttcccaaacctcattacGCCCTTTATTGGCGAAACTctaagtagaaccttctcacccaccatgaattCCACATCACGAACATTCCTATTAGTATAACTCTTATGCTTGGACTGTGCGGTACGAAGCCTCTTCTGAATCAACTTCACTTCCTCCAGAGCATCACGAATCAAATCTGTGCCCAATAATCTagtctcaccgggctcaaaccaaccaaccgaagAACgataccgtctcccatataatgccttatacggagccatctggatgctagACTAGTAGCTGTTGCTTtaggcaaactctgctagagTACAAACTAATCCCACTcgcctccaaaatctataacatagGCTCTGAACTTATCCTTCAAGATCTGAATGGTCCGCTCGGGCTGCCTGTCCATCTGAGAATAAAATGTAGTATTCAACTCAACCTACATGCCTAACTCACACTAAacaaccctccagaaatgcgaagtaaactgagtaCCATGATTCGATATGATAAAAATAGGTACACCATACAGGAAAACAATCTCTCTGATGAAGATATGATCTAATCTCTCTAAAGTGTAGGAAGTcataactggaatgaaatgcgccaATTTTGTCAAttgatccacaataacccaaataccatcaaacttcctcaaaatcCATGGCAAATCCACCACGAAGTCTATAGTATTATGCTCCCACTTTTACTCTGTTATATCAATCTTCTGAAGCAAATCTCCcaatctctgatgctcatatttaacctgctgacaattcaaatacCGTAAAACATGATTAAAATTGTccttcatccttctccactaaTTATGCTGattcaaatcatgatacatctttgtagcacctggatggaAAGAATAcaacaaactgtgagcctcctcaagaattaactctctTAATTCGTCCACATTAGGTATACAGATCCGACACTaaagcctcaataccccatcatcaccaatagtcacatctttaGCATCACCGTGATGCATTGTGTCCCTAAGTACAAGCAaggtggggatcatcatactgacgatcCTTAACattctcaaacaaggacgaccGAGATACAACATACATAAAGACTCTGCTCGGCTCGGCCATATCCAATATTACCACCTTATTGgccaatgcctgaacatccatagctaaaGGCCTCTCCCCAACTCGAATGAATGCTAAATttcccatactctctgcctttctactcaaggcttCTGCTATCATAATAGCCTTGACCGGgtgatagagaatagtgatatcataatccttcaatagtTCTAACCATCTCCTCCGTGTCAAATTCAAATCTTTCTGTTTTAATAGATAATGAAAACTTTGATGATCCATATAAACCTCATAAGACACaccatatagataatgcctccaaattgtGAGCGCGTGCCcaatagctgccaactcaaaATCATGGACCAGATAGTTCCTCTCATGGGGGTTCAACTCGCGCGATGCATAAGAAATCACCCTACTCTGTTATATCAACACACACCCCAAGTACATCACGCGAAGGCAAAACCAAAACTGGggccatagtcaaagcagtcttgagcttttgaaagctctcctcccACTCGTCCGACTATCTGAATAAGGTGCCTTTCtaagtcaatctagtcaatgcaGCTACTGTAGATGAAACCCCTTCCACAAACTGACGGTAGTATCCAGCCAAACATAAGAAATAGggctgttcaaaaccgaaccgaaaccgttaACCGAACCAAACGGatggcttattggcttattggtatcggattatcggggcaatggatggtgaacggattgagattttatgattaacggcttaacggtttgggggcgtattactcaatttttttatcgggtaaaccgttaacccgttaagaatttttatatttatacttttacccctatatatataaaatactatTAAAACCTAAATGGCTAAATTCCTTCTAATTCTCAATAGAATTGTCGTATGTCCGTAGCTATTATAGACATGAAGAGATTTTTTAACCCAGATTTGGTAAGGTTCGCTTTGCTGTCGTATATGGCTTATGGTGAATGGTAAGTTGAATACTCTTTACGGGAAAATTGTTactttttatatataatatattaaatGTTAAACATTCTCAGTAAAATTATTTTCTAGTTATGTCACATCACTTAAGTTTGTCTCGATCTAATATTGTATAAAAATAACAAGTAAAACATAGTTTCCTTAACATTAGAAGTACTTTACATTATACAATATATAAATTTGTCACAAACTGAAAGATTTTTCATAAGTTTTGGACATACTATTTCAGTACGTAGAGAATTTTATAATATTACAATTGTCCAATTATGAATATATCCCTATTACAGTACGTACTGAAGTTATGTTGTCCTCTTTCCATCTTGTTTCTCTATGTCTTCTGGGATAGGACTATTCtgactttgttgagttattcttcaTTAAACTTATTCAACATTGCTTGGCTAGCTATACAACTAACAGATACAGTTTGAACTATGCATTTAGCCGTTTGGCCCTGACCGAACCGTTAAGCATAattatccgcccgataagcacccctaaTAAAAAACTCCTAACCTCTGTAGCGGTAGAAGGTCTGGGCTAAcactgaattgcctcaatcttcttcaggtccaccttgatcccatcactagatacCACGTGGCTCAGGAATTCCACATAATCCAACCAAAATGCGCACttggaaaacttagcatacaacttcttctccctcaaaatctaaagcacaatcctcaaatactgctcgtgctcctccctactacagaaatacaccaatatatcatcaactaATACAATAAcgaaggaatccaaataaggctgaaatgcattgttcatcaaatgcatgtaAGTTGATGGgtcattagtcaaaccaaaagacatcaccaaaagcTCATAGAGGCCATAATGGGTCCTTAAAGTCTTATTAGGAATGTCCGAAGACCtaatctttagctgatgataaaCTGATCTCAAGttaatctttgagaacacccCGACACCTTGAAACTGAtgaaataaatcatcaataagtGGAGGTGGATATTTGTACTTGATGGTAACTATGTTCAATTGCTTGTAgttaatgcacatcctcatcaaaccatccttcttcttcacaaataataccggcaCACCCTAAGGTGAAACACTCaccctgatgaaacccttatcaagcaattcctataaCAGTAGGATAGATATGGGTCGAGTTCCCGACAAAAGATCAATACCAAAGTCCTTATCCCTATCAAGTGGCATGGTCGGTAGGTCTGCAAAAAACATATCTGGGAACTCCCTTactattggaactgactcaacagttGGATTATAAGCACTAACATCTCCACAAAGTCCAAATACACCAAACATTCATTCTCAACCATCTGCCGAGCCTtcaaaaatgaaataactctatTAGGAGCGTGACCAAGTAAACCCCTCCATTCCAACCAtggcaaccccagcatcgccaATATCATA
It includes:
- the LOC138894113 gene encoding uncharacterized protein, whose translation is MAPYKALYGRRYRSSVGWFEPGETRLLGTDLIRDALEEVKLIQKRLRTAQSKHKSYTNRNVRDVEFMVGEKVLLRVSPIKGVMRFGKKEKLSLRFIVPFEVLKRVGEVAYRLALPPSFLGFHSVFHISMIRKYYEDPSYVLDFNRCSWTRI